A stretch of the Malus sylvestris chromosome 10, drMalSylv7.2, whole genome shotgun sequence genome encodes the following:
- the LOC126584512 gene encoding protein PELPK1-like, translated as MVANHVEARQQPAEIPKQVEEEQTKGKLLGGSGNDQSEGKVMEQSSGKAKMDELGEMKNLPPLPNIPIPPQLPIPQFPLPPQIPGFPIPQFPFPPQIPGLPIPQFPFPPPFEIPNAPPFPSIPNFPFPPFNIPNIPLFSPPPA; from the coding sequence ATGGTAGCCAATCATGTTGAAGCACGTCAGCAGCCTGCAGAGATTCCAAAACAGGTTGAGGAGGAGCAAACCAAGGGAAAACTCCTAGGAGGAAGTGGTAATGATCAAAGTGAAGGAAAGGTGATGGAGCAGTCCTCAGGAAAGGCAAAGATGGATGAGTTGGGTGAGATGAAGAATTTGCCACCACTTCCTAATATTCCCATTCCACCCCAACTCCCAATTCCACAATTCCCATTGCCGCCCCAAATTCCTGGCTTTCCAATTCCACAATTCCCGTTTCCACCCCAAATTCCTGGCCTTCCAATTCCGCAATTCCCCTTCCCACCCCCATTTGAGATTCCTAATGCCCCTCCATTCCCATCAATTCCCAATTTCCCATTCCCTCCTTTTAATATTCCTAATATCCCCCTCTTTTCACCTCCTCCTGCTTAA